Proteins encoded in a region of the Armatimonadota bacterium genome:
- the ribD gene encoding bifunctional diaminohydroxyphosphoribosylaminopyrimidine deaminase/5-amino-6-(5-phosphoribosylamino)uracil reductase RibD, whose translation MSGDPAAFMGRAVELARGGYPAPNPHVGCVLVKDGRIVGEGFHRFAGGPHAEIVALNEAGPAARGSTVYVTQEPCSGHGRTPPCTEALLAAGVKRVVAATLDPNPAMSGGLEVLRSKGVQTESGLLADDARAANVVWLTAMERRRPYVTVKAAVTLDGFMARSDGTSRWITCEASRRAGRLLRAEMGAVLVGRGTVQADDPLLTVREPEAVNEPVRVIIDPRAVLTGKERAFQQPGQTVWCVAGQRQADPRQLPMDFGDGFEVRLLESLFTIGVRGVLIEGGPETIGRFARAGAVDRLITFVAPTVFGTGAAFPYAAFGTCDLVLLRAFQSETDAALEFACVCT comes from the coding sequence ATGAGCGGTGATCCGGCCGCATTCATGGGCCGGGCGGTCGAACTGGCCCGCGGCGGCTATCCGGCTCCGAACCCTCACGTCGGCTGCGTCCTGGTCAAAGACGGCCGCATCGTCGGGGAGGGCTTTCATCGTTTTGCCGGAGGTCCGCACGCCGAGATCGTCGCTTTGAACGAGGCGGGTCCGGCCGCGCGAGGCTCGACCGTCTACGTGACCCAGGAGCCTTGCTCCGGCCATGGGCGGACGCCGCCCTGTACCGAGGCTCTCTTGGCCGCTGGAGTGAAGCGGGTCGTTGCAGCGACCCTCGACCCCAATCCGGCGATGTCCGGCGGTCTGGAAGTCCTCAGGTCCAAAGGGGTGCAGACCGAGTCGGGCCTTCTGGCCGACGACGCAAGGGCGGCGAACGTCGTCTGGCTGACGGCCATGGAACGCAGGCGACCCTATGTCACGGTCAAAGCCGCGGTCACTCTGGACGGTTTCATGGCGCGATCGGACGGGACAAGCCGCTGGATCACGTGCGAGGCGTCCCGCAGGGCAGGTCGGTTGCTGCGAGCCGAAATGGGGGCGGTGCTCGTCGGGCGAGGGACCGTCCAGGCCGACGACCCTCTCCTTACCGTCCGGGAGCCTGAGGCGGTCAATGAGCCCGTGCGCGTCATCATCGACCCTCGGGCGGTCCTGACCGGAAAGGAGCGCGCCTTCCAACAGCCTGGTCAGACGGTCTGGTGCGTCGCTGGACAGCGGCAAGCCGACCCGAGGCAACTGCCGATGGACTTTGGCGACGGGTTCGAAGTGCGGTTGCTCGAGTCCCTCTTTACGATCGGTGTCAGAGGTGTGCTGATCGAGGGCGGTCCAGAAACGATCGGCCGGTTCGCGAGGGCGGGAGCCGTCGATCGGCTCATCACGTTCGTCGCCCCGACGGTCTTTGGTACCGGCGCTGCCTTTCCCTACGCCGCTTTTGGGACATGTGACCTAGTACTTTTACGTGCTTTCCAGTCTGAAACGGACGCTGCGCTCGAATTTGCTTGCGTTTGCACGTAA
- the pdxT gene encoding pyridoxal 5'-phosphate synthase glutaminase subunit PdxT translates to MGVEAGVVAVQGDFDRHTKALLSAGATSVREIRTPEDLQGLDHVVIPGGESTTVGMLMERFGLRSALQTYAAEGHALWGTCMGMILMAKETEGREQLLLEVLDVTVKRNVFGAQVHSFEDDVPVTFLDGSVTGVFIRAPIVVRQGPGVETVATYKSDIVGVRQGRLLGTSFHPELTDDDRLHRWFLEN, encoded by the coding sequence ATGGGTGTGGAAGCCGGAGTCGTCGCGGTTCAAGGCGACTTCGACCGGCACACGAAGGCGCTCCTTTCGGCCGGAGCGACCTCCGTCCGGGAGATCAGGACGCCAGAAGACCTTCAGGGCCTGGATCACGTGGTCATCCCAGGGGGCGAAAGTACGACGGTCGGAATGCTCATGGAGAGGTTCGGCCTCAGGTCCGCGCTCCAAACCTACGCCGCCGAGGGGCACGCCCTTTGGGGCACGTGTATGGGCATGATCCTCATGGCCAAGGAGACCGAAGGACGGGAGCAGCTCCTTCTCGAAGTGCTCGACGTCACCGTGAAGAGGAACGTGTTCGGCGCTCAAGTCCACAGCTTCGAAGACGACGTCCCCGTTACTTTCCTCGACGGGTCTGTCACCGGCGTCTTCATACGGGCACCGATCGTCGTCCGGCAAGGCCCGGGCGTCGAGACCGTCGCAACCTATAAGTCGGACATCGTCGGAGTGCGGCAAGGCCGCCTCCTCGGAACGTCGTTCCACCCCGAACTGACGGACGACGACCGCCTTCATCGCTGGTTCTTGGAAAACTGA
- the rplU gene encoding 50S ribosomal protein L21: MYAIVKTGGKQLKAAKDETLIVEKIEGEPGTTVTLEEVLMVVDGANVTVGSPFVKGAKVKAEIVLQGKAKKINAFNYKPKKQVRKRWGHRQKQTHLKVLEVVGGK; the protein is encoded by the coding sequence ATGTACGCGATAGTCAAGACGGGCGGCAAGCAGTTGAAAGCCGCCAAGGACGAGACCCTGATCGTCGAAAAGATCGAAGGCGAGCCGGGGACGACCGTGACCCTGGAAGAAGTCCTGATGGTGGTCGACGGGGCGAACGTGACGGTCGGTAGCCCGTTCGTCAAGGGCGCCAAGGTCAAAGCCGAGATCGTCCTTCAAGGCAAGGCCAAGAAGATCAACGCATTCAACTATAAGCCTAAGAAGCAGGTGCGCAAGCGCTGGGGCCACAGGCAGAAGCAGACCCACCTCAAGGTCCTTGAGGTCGTCGGAGGCAAGTAA
- a CDS encoding arginase — translation MVETIAVPFDFCGPHHGSRLGSLAMQLEGLGPSLAQIGVESVHTEVHTLDGRLPGPRAECDDEALRVYGATRDHVAATIRKGSVPLVIGGDHSIAIGSVAGALDVFGERLALLWIDAHMDVNTPDTTPSGNLHGMSVAALAKLLPVRSIGEPTPETKPWERSVYDLWPKLLDVVPGSGLARDKAAWIGLRDVDPGEVANLAKMPGSATWTMQDVDSIGIKATVEALDRWLTASSAEALWVSFDVDVLDPIYAPGTGTAVRGGLSYREGHFLAESLCRLLGRDDSPYRLAGLDVVEVNPLRDNKNETARIAVEWVQSLFGKTILHGAHPGRTEATV, via the coding sequence ATGGTCGAGACGATCGCCGTACCGTTTGACTTTTGCGGGCCCCATCACGGGAGTCGGCTCGGGTCGCTGGCGATGCAGCTCGAGGGGCTCGGCCCGAGCCTCGCACAGATCGGCGTCGAGAGCGTGCATACGGAGGTCCACACGTTGGACGGTCGCCTTCCGGGCCCTCGTGCGGAGTGCGACGACGAAGCCCTCCGCGTCTACGGTGCTACGCGCGACCACGTGGCGGCGACGATCCGCAAGGGGTCTGTCCCGTTGGTGATCGGCGGCGACCACAGCATTGCCATCGGTTCGGTGGCGGGTGCCTTGGACGTTTTCGGCGAACGCCTCGCCTTGTTGTGGATCGACGCCCATATGGACGTCAACACGCCCGATACGACGCCAAGCGGGAACCTGCACGGAATGTCGGTCGCGGCGTTGGCCAAGTTGCTACCAGTCCGATCGATCGGCGAGCCCACGCCTGAGACAAAGCCGTGGGAGCGATCCGTCTACGACCTCTGGCCGAAGCTCTTGGACGTCGTTCCCGGTAGCGGTCTGGCCCGTGACAAGGCCGCTTGGATCGGTCTTCGTGACGTCGACCCGGGAGAAGTCGCCAACTTGGCCAAGATGCCGGGATCGGCGACTTGGACCATGCAGGACGTGGACAGTATCGGGATCAAGGCGACGGTGGAGGCGCTGGACCGGTGGTTGACCGCTTCGTCTGCCGAGGCCCTTTGGGTCAGCTTCGACGTGGACGTCCTCGACCCGATCTATGCGCCCGGCACAGGAACGGCCGTCCGCGGCGGGTTGTCTTACCGGGAAGGACACTTCTTGGCGGAGTCCTTATGCCGCCTGCTAGGTCGGGACGACAGCCCCTATCGGTTGGCCGGATTGGACGTGGTCGAAGTCAATCCTCTTCGGGACAACAAGAACGAGACGGCCCGGATCGCGGTCGAATGGGTGCAGTCGCTCTTCGGGAAGACGATCTTGCACGGCGCCCATCCCGGTCGGACGGAAGCGACGGTTTGA
- a CDS encoding KpsF/GutQ family sugar-phosphate isomerase has translation MSVPMESLKRVLEQEAAALTALARHLEPAHRQAVDWILTCTGRVVCSGLGKSGHIAAKSAATFASTGTPSFFMHAAEALHGDLGMVTDVDIVLFYTYSGESNEIQRLIPAVRAQGARSMVVCGRRGSSAAQSADLFLDVEVDTEACPNNLAPTTSTTVMLAFSDALAVAVMEERGFSAADFARFHPSGALGRRLTLRVEDVMRRGEDLALSSPTDSLLDVMRTIAKAGAGCTCVVGADGRLLGLITEGDLRRRIIANEGRVEGTAAEIMTERPGTIEPGLMAIEGLEMFQNFARPIGEMPVVDQGKVVGLLMLKDLLRAGIV, from the coding sequence TTGAGCGTGCCTATGGAGTCGCTGAAGCGGGTTTTGGAGCAAGAAGCGGCCGCCTTGACGGCGTTGGCCCGACATTTAGAGCCGGCTCACAGGCAGGCCGTCGACTGGATCCTCACGTGTACGGGCCGGGTCGTCTGCAGCGGTCTCGGGAAAAGCGGCCACATCGCAGCGAAATCGGCCGCGACCTTTGCTTCGACGGGGACCCCGTCGTTCTTCATGCATGCGGCTGAGGCTCTGCACGGCGACTTGGGGATGGTCACGGACGTCGACATCGTCCTGTTCTACACGTACAGCGGCGAAAGCAACGAGATCCAAAGGCTGATCCCGGCCGTCCGTGCGCAAGGTGCAAGGTCGATGGTCGTTTGCGGCCGACGGGGTTCGAGCGCGGCCCAGTCCGCCGACCTGTTCCTGGACGTCGAAGTCGACACGGAGGCGTGCCCGAACAACCTCGCCCCGACGACGTCGACGACGGTCATGCTCGCGTTTTCAGACGCCTTGGCCGTTGCCGTCATGGAAGAACGCGGCTTCAGCGCCGCAGACTTCGCACGGTTCCACCCTTCCGGAGCCCTGGGCCGCCGCCTGACGCTTCGAGTCGAGGACGTCATGCGGAGGGGGGAAGACCTGGCCCTGTCCAGCCCCACAGACAGTCTTCTCGACGTCATGAGGACGATCGCAAAGGCAGGAGCAGGCTGTACGTGCGTCGTCGGCGCGGACGGGCGCCTCTTGGGCCTGATCACGGAAGGCGACCTTCGCCGCCGGATCATTGCGAACGAGGGACGGGTCGAGGGGACCGCTGCGGAGATCATGACCGAGCGTCCGGGGACGATCGAGCCCGGGCTCATGGCGATCGAGGGTCTTGAGATGTTCCAGAACTTTGCGCGCCCGATCGGAGAGATGCCGGTCGTCGACCAAGGGAAGGTCGTCGGGCTCTTGATGCTGAAAGACCTTCTCAGGGCCGGAATCGTCTAG
- the rpe gene encoding ribulose-phosphate 3-epimerase, with protein MNPKIAPSILSCDPSDFRRPVKEMIDGGADWIHFDVMDGQFVPPITFGAGLVRSLRGLGGTPFEAHLMTETPDRHFDAFIEAGCQRVVFHVEATPHAHRHVQRLRQSGVQAGIALNPGTPFETVLPLLGGLDVVLVMTVNPGWGGQSLIEKCIEKVAQVRLADPDVEIEVDGGVEPLTIGRLWEAGATTFVTGSYLVSGGTIRGNIEELKNACVSKS; from the coding sequence ATGAACCCGAAGATCGCTCCCAGTATCTTGTCCTGCGACCCGTCCGATTTCCGGAGGCCGGTGAAGGAGATGATCGACGGAGGGGCGGACTGGATCCACTTCGACGTGATGGACGGCCAGTTCGTGCCGCCGATCACGTTCGGGGCGGGCCTGGTCCGTAGCCTGAGAGGCTTGGGCGGAACACCGTTCGAAGCCCACTTGATGACGGAGACCCCGGACCGGCACTTCGACGCCTTTATCGAAGCGGGTTGTCAGCGGGTCGTCTTCCACGTCGAAGCGACGCCGCACGCCCATCGACACGTGCAGCGACTGCGGCAGAGCGGTGTGCAAGCCGGCATCGCGTTGAATCCGGGGACGCCGTTCGAGACGGTCCTCCCTCTGTTGGGCGGGCTCGACGTGGTCTTGGTCATGACCGTGAACCCAGGTTGGGGAGGGCAGTCCTTGATCGAAAAGTGCATCGAGAAGGTCGCTCAAGTGCGGTTGGCCGATCCCGACGTCGAGATCGAGGTCGACGGTGGTGTCGAGCCTTTGACGATCGGACGACTGTGGGAGGCCGGAGCGACGACCTTCGTGACGGGCAGTTACTTGGTGTCCGGAGGCACGATCCGAGGCAACATCGAGGAGCTCAAGAACGCGTGCGTCTCAAAGTCCTGA
- the rpmA gene encoding 50S ribosomal protein L27, giving the protein MAHKKGQGSTKNGRDSNSQRLGVKRYGGEVVKPGSILVRQRGTKFYPGPGVGMGNDHTLYALIGGQVKFEGPTARRRIAVYEHQA; this is encoded by the coding sequence ATGGCACATAAAAAAGGTCAAGGCTCGACCAAGAACGGTCGCGACAGCAATTCTCAACGCCTCGGCGTCAAGCGGTACGGGGGCGAAGTCGTCAAGCCTGGCAGCATCCTTGTCCGCCAACGAGGTACGAAGTTCTATCCTGGCCCCGGAGTCGGCATGGGCAACGACCACACTCTTTACGCCCTTATCGGCGGCCAAGTCAAGTTCGAGGGCCCGACGGCTCGACGCCGAATCGCGGTCTACGAGCATCAAGCCTGA